From the Pseudomonas monsensis genome, the window CAACCTTCAAGCACGTCGTTATGCTGCCAACGGTAGGCGGCGATCCGGTCAGCGTTGAGTTCGAATTCAAATATCGCGATCGTACCGAACTGGCTGGGCTCTACGCGGAGTGGGGTGAGCGTCACAAGGCGCTCAAGGAGAAAGCGGAAGAGGCCGGCATTGAGCAGTTCACGGCTTTGCTGATTGATCTGCAGGTCGAGCAGTTAAAGGCGATTGTCGCCGGCTGGGATATCGCCGAAGAGTTCACCGACGAAAACCTGCGCATCC encodes:
- a CDS encoding phage tail assembly chaperone, which encodes MAKFTLARNPTFKHVVMLPTVGGDPVSVEFEFKYRDRTELAGLYAEWGERHKALKEKAEEAGIEQFTALLIDLQVEQLKAIVAGWDIAEEFTDENLRILVKSIAATPGAVLAAYSDAFSNARLGNS